The genomic segment TCGTTGAGCGCCTGTTTCCCGTGAAGAACAAGTAGTGCCTTGGGTTCATTCATTCCAATCGCTTCCATTTCGTTATCGACAAATAGACCTGTTTCGTCACCGGAAAGTTGTGAGTAAGCGACCGAGTGCGACTTAAGCCGAGCGGCAGATTGCGTTGACCATCGGTCAGGAGCGCGCGCGTCAAAACACTCGATACCGAGCGAGCTCTTACGTCTACCCCCTTTAATATCAACCCTTTAGTGACGATTTTAATCCTGTCTACTGACTAAGCACTTTGCATCCTGACGGTGAACTCATTCCATGCAAGGCGGTCGGAGCACTTGTCCAGGTGAGGGTTGCGATAGCGGCCTGCCATCAGAACCGCGGATCGCGGCGATCAAAACGAGTATTGAGCTAGCAATAGCCATAGGAAGGAGCCTTGTATGCGCTTACAGTCCGTTGGAACCCTTGAGTACGCCCACCCCAGTTTCGTTGATTACTTTCTAGCCAGCGTTCGCCTGATTCACGGGCTTACCGCTGTATTGCCGGGCGTCCTGCTTTTGCTTTTTCTGCCGCTCGAGCTTCCTGCGGGTGGCGGGACTTTCAGTACGTTCCTGATGTTCTTCGGCGTGATCAGCGTGGTCATCTTCCAATCGGTTGGCATCTACAGCGAAGAAGTGTTCAGCACGCTGCTGCGCTTTCGCACCATGCTGGTGGCCTGGGCCGCAGCGTTCAGCCTACTGATATTCATGCACCAGGGACTGGGTATGTTCAGCTACCTGGAAGCCAAGCACCTGACCTTCTGGTTCATCTCCAGTGGCGTCCTGTTCGGCGCCGAGCGACTGATGATGCTCGCATTGTTTCGTCGGCTGATGGCTAAAGGCGTCTATCTGCAGAACGCGGTGATCCTCGGCGGTACCGATAACGGCCTGCGCGTCGCCGAGTATCTGGCCCATCACCGCGACATCCGTACCGGCGTACTCGGCTTTATCGATGACCGTCTGGAGCGCCTGCCCAAGACACTCGCTGACCTACCCTTGCTGGGCAATACGCGTGATCTGGAACAGATGATTCGTGAGGAGAAGGTCACCCAGGTTCTGGTCGCCCTG from the Stutzerimonas stutzeri genome contains:
- a CDS encoding sugar transferase: MRLQSVGTLEYAHPSFVDYFLASVRLIHGLTAVLPGVLLLLFLPLELPAGGGTFSTFLMFFGVISVVIFQSVGIYSEEVFSTLLRFRTMLVAWAAAFSLLIFMHQGLGMFSYLEAKHLTFWFISSGVLFGAERLMMLALFRRLMAKGVYLQNAVILGGTDNGLRVAEYLAHHRDIRTGVLGFIDDRLERLPKTLADLPLLGNTRDLEQMIREEKVTQVLVALPWFADSRIGQVINELRKLPVNVLLVPDMVAFRHANKRITEVGGLPTLIASDLPLRGWSPMFKQKRYGYNNRLIEVFKFRSMYHAKSDANAERQTTRDDDRITRVGRFIRKTSLDELPQLLNVFLGSMSMVGPRPHATATKAAGVLFEDAVSEYSARHRVKPGITGWAQINGYRGETDTLEKIEKRVEFDLDYIERWSVWFDIYILARTIPALLFNRDVY